A window from Vespa velutina chromosome 13, iVesVel2.1, whole genome shotgun sequence encodes these proteins:
- the LOC124953909 gene encoding septin-1, whose product MSSERENVKTFTSPEAPGYVGFANLPNQVHRKSVKKGFEFTLMVVGESGLGKSTLVNSLFLTDLYPERIIPDAVEKTNQTVKLDASTVEIEERGVKLRLTVVDTPGYGDAIDNTDSFRAIIQYIDDQFERFLRDESGLNRRNIVDNRIHCCFYFISPFGHGLKPLDIEFMKQLHNKVNIVPVIAKADVLTKREVLRLKKRVMEEIEGSGIKIYPLPDCDSDEDEDYKEQVRQLKEAVPFAVCGANTLLEVKGKRVRGRLYPWGVVEVENPDHCDFIKLRTMLITHMQDLQEVTQEVHYENYRSERLAKGAPVPPRRQTIVESEKATSVTEKDRILQEKEAELRRMQELLAVMQAQMQQQQP is encoded by the exons ATGTCTAGCGAAAGGGAGAATGTTAAAACT TTTACTAGTCCTGAAGCCCCAGGCTACGTAGGTTTTGCAAATTTACCTAATCAAGTGCATCGAAAGTCGGTGAAGAAAGGTTTTGAATTTACACTCATGGTCGTTGGAGAGTCTGGCCTTGGAAAATCTACATTAGTtaatagtttatttttaacCGATTTATATCCAGAGAGAATAATTCCTGATGCTGTTG AGAAAACTAATCAAACTGTGAAACTTGATGCATCCACGGtagaaattgaagaaagagGCGTTAAACTAAGACTTACGGTTGTTGATACACCTGGTTATGGAGATGCTATTGATAATACAGATAGTTTCAGAGCAATCATTCAATATATAGATGATcaatttgaaagatttttgcGTGATGAAAGTGGattaaatagaagaaatatagtTGATAATAGAATACATTGttgtttttactttatttctccATTTGGTCATGG ATTAAAACCTTTGGATATAGAATTTATGAAACAGTtacataataaagttaatattgtGCCAGTAATTGCAAAAGCAGATGTACTTACTAAAAGAGAAGTGCTCCGTTTAAAGAAACGTGTAATGGAAGAAATTGAAGGTAGCGGCATTAAGATCTATCCACTACCGGATTGTGATAgcgatgaagatgaagattataaagaaCAAGTAAGACAGTTGAAAGAAGCTGTTCCATTTGCAGTATGTGGCGCAAATACTTTACTTGAagtcaaaggaaaaagagtaagagggCGACTCTATCCGTGGGGTGTTGTTGAAGTAGAAAATCCAGATCAttgtgattttattaaattgagAACGATGCTCAT aaCACACATGCAAGATTTACAAGAAGTAACACAGGAGGtacattatgaaaattatcgtAGTGAAAGATTAGCCAAAGGAGCCCCGGTTCCACCACGACGGCAAac AATTGTGGAATCTGAAAAAGCTACTTCCGTAACAGAGAAAGATCGtattttacaagaaaaagaggCAGAGTTACGTCGTATGCAAGAATTATTGGCTGTAATGCAAGCACAAATGCAACAACAGCAGCCCTAA
- the LOC124953914 gene encoding mitochondrial import inner membrane translocase subunit Tim22 produces the protein MFSMDQSKPSNNLPIQEDNKRVFINDPDWDTIAVYLIGNQQRFRENIIIPRMIGPVQIKTNEEKMVERAMESCAFKSIMSCVLGYGLGAAIGLFSSSVNPNITSVEKQQTAREIFREMKMTTLSYAKNFAAVGCVFSAVECTIESYRGKTDWKNGTYAGGVTGGLIGLRAGIKAGLIGAAGFAAFSTAIDYYMHRS, from the exons atgttTTCGATGGATCAATCTAAACCTTCAAACAATCTTCCAATCcaggaagataataaaagggtttttataaatgatccAGACTGGGACACAATAGCTGTATATTTAATAGGGAATCAACAAAGATTTAgggagaatattattataccaaGAATGATAGGACCTGTACAAATTAAGactaatgaagaaaaaatggtGGAAAGAGCAATGGAAAGTTGTGCCTTTAAGAGTATTATGAGCTGTGTACTTG GATATGGATTGGGAGCTGCAATAGGTTTATTCTCATCAAGTGTAAATCCAAATATCACAAGTGTAGAAAAACAGCAAACTGCACGCGAAATATTTAGggaaatgaaaatgacgacACTCAGTTATGCTAAAAATTTTGCTGCTGTGGGTTGTGTATTTTCAGCCGTTGAATGTACTATAGAATCT TACAGAGGTAAAACCGATTGGAAAAATGGTACTTATGCAGGTGGTGTGACAGGTGGCTTAATAGGCCTAAGAG CTGGCATAAAAGCAGGATTGATAGGTGCTGCAGGATTTGCAGCATTTTCAACAGCAATAGATTATTACATGCACAGatcataa